A window from Acropora palmata chromosome 14, jaAcrPala1.3, whole genome shotgun sequence encodes these proteins:
- the LOC141866830 gene encoding uncharacterized protein LOC141866830 has product MATAVDDKEVLGKKEDPDEMIGMERATPLSPEEVALDQGTGMIGTATAAHDEEVLGKGEDPDEMIGMERATPLSPEEVALDQGTGMIGTATAAHDEEVLGKGEDPDEMIGMERATPLSPEEVALDQGTGMIGTATAAHDEEVLGNEEDSVEMIGTPLPSLIYDAERFADVPLSQSSFELRKCGICGEKKDKGHLCLNCYWPLNILLLQGNERSLKFSDQKNRFKISPNWFPKNYRSDQDFCLKTSSNCFDQDFVCIRTSSNPTVCIKTSSNPTVCIKTSSNPSVCIKTSSNPTVCIKTSSNPTVCSKTSSNRFAQDICFKTSSNCFDQDFVCFKRSSNCSDQDFSFKTSNCVYRDFCFKTNFSSQKDSPAGLIGGSPQVILISALFFVLLVARFILFNRRLQQ; this is encoded by the exons ATGGCCACAGCTGTAGATGACAAGGAAGTGCTG GGTAAGAAGGAAGATCCAGATGAGATGATTGGAATGGAGAGGGCCACTCCTTTATCTCCTGAAGAAGTTGCACTTGATCAGGGAACTGGCATGATTGGGACGGCCACAGCTGCACATGACGAGGAAGTGCTG GGTAAGGGGGAAGATCCAGATGAGATGATTGGAATGGAGAGGGCCACTCCTTTATCTCCTGAAGAAGTTGCACTTGATCAGGGAACTGGCATGATTGGGACGGCCACAGCTGCACATGACGAGGAAGTGCTG GGTAAGGGGGAAGATCCAGATGAGATGATTGGAATGGAGAGGGCCACTCCTTTATCTCCTGAAGAAGTTGCACTTGATCAGGGAACTGGCATGATTGGGACGGCCACAGCTGCACATGACGAGGAAGTGCTG GGTAACGAGGAAGATTCAGTTGAGATGATTGGAACTCCTTTACCTTCTTTAATTTACGACGCAGAAAGATTCGCTGACGTGCCCTTGTCGCAATCTAGCTTCGAGTTGCGAAAATGCGGCATTTGTGGCGAGAAAAAGGATAAAGGACATTTGTGTCTCAATTGCTACTGGCCTCTGAACATACTTCTTCTTCAAGGAAACGAGAGATCATTGAAGTTTTCTGATCAAAAAAATCGTTTTAAGATATCACCGAATTGGTTTCCAAAAAATTATCGTTCAGATCAAGATTTTTGTCTTAAGACATCATCGAATTGTTTTGATCAAGATTTTGTTTGTATTAGGACATCATCGAATCCAACTGTTTGTATTAAGACATCATCGAATCCAACTGTTTGTATTAAGACATCATCGAATCCAAGTGTTTGTATTAAGACATCATCGAATCCAACTGTTTGTATTAAGACATCATCGAATCCAACTGTTTGTAGTAAGACATCATCGAATCGTTTTGCTCaagatatttgttttaagaCATCATCGAATTGTTTTGATcaagattttgtttgttttaagaGATCATCGAATTGTTCTGATCAAGATTTTAGTTTTAAAACATCGAATTGTGTTTATcgagatttttgttttaagacaAATTTCTCTAGTCAAAAAGACTCGCCCGCAGGACTTATAGGAGGAAGTCCTCAGGTTATTCTCATTtcagctttgttttttgtcttgcTTGTTGCCCGTTTTATATTATTTAATCGCAGATTACAACAGTaa